Proteins from one Camelina sativa cultivar DH55 chromosome 8, Cs, whole genome shotgun sequence genomic window:
- the LOC104709450 gene encoding kinesin-like protein KIN-14G has product MSYVTVHVQGRDLTSGTILHGSMHLVDLAGRGSAKTIMDLSGPEVVEAPDDVADGAALSAFQYFENIRNFLVAIEDMGLPSFEASDMEKVVEAPDDVADGAALSAFQYFENIRNFLVAIEDMGLPSFEASDMEKGGKSVRIVNCILALKSYSEWKLKGENGPWRYGSNMKNNFGLRKPFLRKNSEPFMSSISRTDQPDVGQDLCDKGDSRSINGLLRSFIADRKHDDIPNVVESVLNRVMEEVHQRLSIHNEMMKSSSKPIIEDVSSCETVVRSQQCDASEDEEAEENSPSQVVEEKFQRTHFEHYEEQEILRNQQKHIQELKQTLNTTKAGMQLLQMKYXLVSAV; this is encoded by the exons ATGAG TTATGTAACTGTTCATGTTCAAGGCAGAGACCTCACATCTGGGACTATCCTCCATGGTTCTATGCATCTGGTTGATCTTGCAGGAA GAGGATCAGCCAAGACGATCATGGATCTAAGTGGACCAGAA GTTGTTGAAGCGCCTGATGATGTTGCGGATGGAGCTGCACTCTCAGCTTTCCAGTACTTTGAAAACATCAGGAACTTTTTAGTTGCTATTGAGGATATGGGTTTGCCTTCATTTGAAGCTTCAGATATGGAGAAG GTTGTTGAAGCGCCTGATGATGTTGCGGATGGAGCTGCACTCTCAGCTTTCCAGTACTTTGAAAACATCAGGAACTTTTTAGTTGCTATTGAGGATATGGGTTTGCCTTCATTTGAGGCTTCAGATATGGAGAAG gGAGGCAAGTCTGTAAGGATAGTGAACTGCATTCTTGCTCTGAAATCTTACAGTGAGTGGAAACTCAAAGGTGAAAATGGTCCATGGAGGTATGGATCCAACATGAAGAATAACTTTGGTTTGAGAAAACCATTCCTGAGGAAAAATTCTGAGCCCTTCATGAGTTCCATATCAAGAACTGATCAACCTGATGTTGGGCAAGATCTTTGTGACAAA GGAGATTCTAGATCCATAAATGGGCTTCTTCGGTCATTCATTGCAGACAGAAAGCATGACGATATTCCAAAT GTTGTAGAGTCTGTGTTGAACAGAGTTATGGAAGAAGTCCACCAGCGGTTATCAATCCACAATGAAATG aTGAAATCAAGTTCAAAACCTATTATAGAAGATGTATCATCCTGTGAGACAGTGGTCCGGTCTCAGCAGTGTGATGCAAGTGAAGAtgaggaagcagaagaaaacagTCCGTCCCAGGTTGTAGAAGAAAAGTTTCAAAGGACACATTTTGAACATTACGAAGAACAAGAGATTCTTCGgaatcaacaaaaacacatcCAG GAGTTGAAGCAAACCTTAAACACTACAAAAGCGGGAATGCAGTTACTGCAGATGAAGTATCNGCTGGTCTCAGCAGTGTGA
- the LOC104706993 gene encoding B3 domain-containing protein At5g26805-like produces MIKTLFYNFLQTKHQEENADRTDPNYPLFPQTVEIRPITPFRWEILKTLTIHEIFDEGNLQLPHKQIQDTMMRCFSENDMLRTYFQICQYDLFVKDLDTNTIHFVTLWKHPHEENFVMRESWIKEFVKRRELVAGMVVGMYWDFKNHMFCFSVLEGSQ; encoded by the coding sequence ATGATCAAAACGTTGTTCTACAACTTCCTTCAAACAAAACACCAAGAAGAAAATGCTGATAGGACAGATCCTAACTATCCACTGTTTCCTCAAACAGTCGAGATCCGACCCATAACTCCTTTCCGTTGGGAAATCCTCAAAACCCTCACAATACATGAAATATTTGACGAAGGCAATCTACAACTTCCACATAAGCAAATCCAAGATACTATGATGAGATGCTTTTCGGAAAATGACATGTTGCGCACATATTTCCAGATTTGTCAGTACGATTTATTTGTGAAAGATCTTGATACAAACACTATCCATTTTGTTACATTGTGGAAACACCCACATGAAGAAAATTTTGTTATGCGTGAGTCTTGGATCAAAGAATTTGTTAAGAGGAGGGAGCTTGTGGCTGGCATGGTGGTTGGTATGTATTGGGATTTCAAGAATcacatgttttgtttctcaGTATTAGAGGGAAGTCAGTGA
- the LOC104709451 gene encoding uncharacterized protein LOC104709451: MELTSESSSSMRSKSGVGQVCDCGLPAKMFISKTARNPNRRFLGCELYKEGGNGHCKYFSWVDEEEVKGWPRRALVEAQAEINEKNKIISQLSTTIMELKGDLERNQLQKKKIDDMEAIVSRQRLVITGLTGLLVCAIGVIVLG; encoded by the exons ATGGAATTAACATCGGAATCGTCTAGTAGCATGAGGAGCAAGTCTGGAGTCGGGCAAGTTTGTGATTGTGGATTGCCGGCGAAGATGTTCATCTCGAAAACGGCAAGAAATCCAAATCGAAGGTTCCTCGGGTGTGAGCTGTACAAG GAAGGTGGTAATGGTCACTGTAAGTACTTTAGTtgggttgatgaagaagaagtgaaaggcTGGCCGAGAAGAGCATTGGTTGAAGCTCAAGCAGAAATTAATGAGAAGAATAAGATAATAAGTCAACTATCAACGACAATCATGGAGCTGAAGGGGGATTTAGAGAGAAATcagttgcagaagaagaagattgatgatATGGAAGCAATTGTGTCTCGTCAACGCCTCGTTATCACGGGTTTGACAGGCTTGCTTGTTTGTGCAATTGGAGTCATCGTACTTGGTTAA
- the LOC104706994 gene encoding putative pectinesterase 52 translates to MSCLFIFIALLLSSCVGSLTALDQTCGNKVVNTIVVDQTGRSGKFRTVQAAIDSVGEWNSLWIKIKVKRGVYVEKVIIPYNKPCIIVEGEGQRVTTITYNGHEATDVSSTFTSYPPHVVVRNLSIMNTYNRLNSLTTTANGMSWEIKPAVAVSVYGDKSAFYNCDFLGLQDTVWDNQGKHHFKNCYIEGAMDFIFGTGQSIYEDCQINATAGALASQVAVGYITAQGRQSELDPSGFVFLRGSVSGSTSVYLGRAYGPFSRVIFIQTDLSSVVHPKGWFPWHQGGHISSFTYAEVECKGAGSDLSGRVPWIDKLHSFDTKRRFSVSNFIDQDGWISNIPRF, encoded by the exons atgtcTTGTTTGTTCATCTTCATCGCTTTGCTTCTGAGTTCTTGTGTCGGATCGTTGACAGCCCTTGATCAGACTTGTGGCAACAAAGTCGTGAACACTATCGTCGTCGACCAAACCGGCCGTTCAGGTAAGTTCCGTACGGTTCAAGCTGCCATTGATTCGGTTGGTGAATGGAATTCTCTATGGatcaaaatcaaagtaaaaCGAGGCGTTTACGT agagaaggtgATAATACCATACAACAAACCGTGCATAATAGTAGAAGGAGAGGGACAAAGAGTCACGACCATCACGTACAACGGTCACGAAGCAACTGACGTAAGCTCAACTTTCACTTCGTATCCACCCCATGTTGTCGTCCGAAACTTATCAATCATG AATACGTACAATCGTTTGAATAGTCTTACTACTACAGCAAATGGTATGAGTTGGGAAATAAAGCCAGCAGTAGCCGTTTCGGTTTATGGCGATAAATCTGCGTTTTACAACTGCGATTTCTTGGGGTTACAAGACACAGTGTGGGATAATCAAGGAAAACATCATTTCAAAAATTGTTACATCGAAGGTGCTATGGATTTCATTTTTGGAACTGGCCAATCTATTTACGAG GACTGTCAAATAAACGCAACGGCAGGAGCATTGGCATCACAAGTGGCGGTTGGGTACATAACGGCACAAGGAAGACAAAGTGAGTTGGACCCAAGTGGGTTCGTGTTCCTACGTGGTAGTGTATCAGGTAGCACCAGTGTCTATCTTGGACGAGCCTATGGTCCATTCAGCCGAGTCATTTTCATCCAAACCGATCTCTCTTCTGTCGTCCACCCCAAGGGTTGGTTCCCTTGGCACCAAGGTGGCCACAT atcgAGTTTCACGTATGCAGAAGTTGAGTGTAAAGGAGCAGGATCGGATCTATCTGGAAGAGTTCCTTGGATTGACAAACTTCATTCTTTTGACACTAAACGACGATTCTCTGTCTCTAATTTCATCGACCAAGATGGATGGATTTCCAATATTCCtcgtttttaa
- the LOC104706995 gene encoding solute carrier family 40 member 3, chloroplastic (The sequence of the model RefSeq protein was modified relative to this genomic sequence to represent the inferred CDS: added 36 bases not found in genome assembly) translates to MVASMALVRHHSPSFDFPFHFPVDRSRFLSPVAFSTVRHRFPSCRWLSLTSSPSYSRRLNSFSSRCSIINTDVCHDFVTTTDDDDINEDLPTTTPTEDHSIPIVHLDTNLAVTESLSLLTECTYVDTVLTALPVLSEEEQTAIAATPAHPEGLYVLYASCLVGNLVEQLWNFAWPSAIAMLHPSLLPVAVMGFVTKLVIIAGGPVVGKFMDYSPRVPTYISLNVVQAAAQVLSAGMIIHAYTVPSTSASSILLQPWFFALVFAGAIDSLCGIASGVAIERDWVVLLAGINRPIALAQANAVLHRIDLLCEIAGTMLFGILLSKYDPVTCLKFAATLMIGSLPTMTALIWLTNKFSSGVLDRPKCSQSSCAAEGARSDTDSIFDIGMETIKLGWKEYIQQPVLPASLAYVLLYFNIVLTPGSLMTAFLTQRCVNPSVIGGFSGLCAVMGVAATFLSANLVKRFGILKAGAVGLFFQASLLAVAVTVYCSSSLSQTSPLFFFLSMIVLSRLGHMSYGLVGAQILQTGIPSSKANLIGATEISVASLAESLMLGVAIVANDASHFGFLAVLSLLSVVAASLIFCRLLRNPTDEQRRLFSFDPLSH, encoded by the exons ATGGTTGCTTCCATGGCTCTGGTCAGGCACCACTCTCCGTCGTTCGATTTCCCGTTTCATTTCCCGGTCGACAGGAGCCGTTTTTTATCGCCGGTGGCATTTTCTACAGTTCGTCATCGCTTCCCTTCTTGTAGATGGTTAAGTCTCACCTCATCACCTTCATATTCTCGCAG GTTGAACAGCTTTAGTTCAAGGTGTTCGATTATAAACACTGATGTATGTCATGATTTTGTCACTACTACTGATGATGA TGAGGATCATTCTATTCCCATTGTTCATCTCGATACCAATCTCGCGGTTACTGAATCTCTCAGCTTACTAACCGAGTGTACTTACGTAGATACCGTTTTGACAGCATTGCCC GTCTTGTCTGAGGAGGAGCAGACTGCCATTGCAGCCACTCCAGCTCACCCTGAAGGATTATATG TCTTATATGCAAGTTGTTTGGTCGGAAATTTGGTTGAGCAACTTTGGAATTTTGCTTGGCCGTCCGCCATTGCGATGCTACATCCGAGTTTACTACCTGTGGCAGTCATGGGCTTTGTCACTAAACTGGTGATCATTGCTGGGGGTCCAGTGGTTGGAAAGTTTATGGATTATAGTCCGAGGGTTCCTACATATATCTCGTTGAATGTCGTTCAg GCAGCCGCTCAAGTGCTATCTGCAGGAATGATAATTCATGCATACACTGTTCCTTCCACATCGGCATCATCAATTCTTCTGCAGCCTTGGTTCTTTGCGTTGGTATTCGCAGGGGCCATTGACAGCCTATGTGGAATAGCATCTGGAGTCGCCATAGAACGTGATTGGGTTGTATTG TTGGCGGGAATAAACAGACCAATCGCTCTTGCACAAGCAAATGCTGTTCTCCACAGGATTGATCTACTTTGTGAG ATTGCTGGGACGATGTTATTTGGCATCCTCCTATCCAAATATGACCCTGTGACCTGCTTAAAGTTTGCTGCCACACTAATGATTGGTTCTTTACCAACCATG ACAGCTCTTATATGGCTGACCAACAAGTTCTCCTCTGGTGTTCTGGACCGTCCGAAATGCTCTCAGAGCAGCTGTGCTGCTGAAGGAGCTCGTTCTGATACCGACAGTATTT TTGATATTGGCATGGAAACTATCAAGCTCGGATGGAAAGAGTATATTCAACAGCCAGTTCTTCCCGCTAGCCTCGCATATGTCCTTCTCTACTTCAACATTGTCCTCACCCCAGGCAGCTTGATGACTGCATTTCTAACACAACGAT GTGTGAATCCATCAGTTATTGGGGGTTTCAGTGGATTATGCGCTGTTATGGGCGTGGCCGCAACCTTCTTATCAGCAAACTTGGTCAAACGATTTGGCATTCTAAAG GCAGGTGCAGTAGGATTATTTTTCCAAGCTTCACTCCTTGCTGTTGCTGTTACTGTTTATTGTAGCTCTTCTCTATCCCAAACAAgcccactcttcttcttcttgtccatGATT GTATTATCGAGGCTAGGTCACATGTCTTACGGTCTTGTGGGAGCTCAGATTCTCCAAACCGGAATTCCATCGTCCAAGGCCAATCTCATCGGTGCAACAGAGATCTCAGTGGCGAGTCTAGCTGAATCGCTGATGCTCGGAGTAGCCATAGTGGCAAATGACGCTTCCCATTTCGGGTTTCTTGCGGTTCTGTCTCTTTTATCAGTTGTTGCAGCCTCTTTGATATTCTGCAGATTGCTGAGAAATCCCACTGATGAACAAAGACGACTCTTCTCCTTCGACCCTCTCTCACATTGA
- the LOC104706997 gene encoding putative RNA polymerase II subunit B1 CTD phosphatase RPAP2 homolog, translated as MEANHPKDEAYLSAVIPKRTKQIQANQLESLPHNPIKMTSPDGNVKEGNKRETTPIDDQVIAINDAVHKLQLAMLDGITDQNQLFAAGKLISRLDYEDVVTERTIAKLCGYPLCQRFLPSDVSRRGKYRISLKEHKVYDLQETGKFCSAGCLIDSKTFSGTLQDARTSEFDTVKLNEILALFGDPEVKGSLDVNKALDLSKLVIRENFEASGGELSLEQWMGPSNAVEGYVPLDQSDCKSRNCKDISDSKATQKNQEKHENPPFSEMDFTSTVIMPDEYSVSKLLPQTKQASPVGESDDGKGKTVMRVQTVVPPTQKKSRFRREKKKEKKTFGVDGIDFASFGFDGMGCVSSGTGSDGHSVEYSVSKQPPCSTEDPMGGQLKKDHKTLDGKSSLTGSSSASKNKSLKLPTQAKQATHGGESEDGKMKTVMTNFGQTAVPPRKELGFCNDPEIEKDIKNFWFDEMGLASSAIMSDGYGVEYSVSKQPQCSMEDSLSCNLKGGLQTVDGKSTLSGSSSGSNTKGSRTKPEKSGKKKISIEYHANSYEDGEEYLAADLSEIHKVQDVCSSSETVTKSCLKTSGCKKLSRSVTWADQNDGCGDLCEVRNNDIAAGPSLSSTDTKDVNSLSRLALAEACATALSQAAEAVSSGDTDASDATAKAGIVLLPSTHQLDEEVTEEHIEDEEESTLLKWPNKPGIPDSDLFDRDQSWFDGPPEGFNLTLSSFAVMWDSLFGWVSSSSLAYIYGKEESAHEEFLSVNGKEYPRRMILGDGLSSEIKQTIAGYLARALPRVATYLRLPIAISELEKGLGSLLETMSLTGAVPSFKIKEWLVIVLLFLDALSVSRIPRIAPYISNRDKILEGSGIGNEEYETMKDILLPLGRVPQFATRSGA; from the exons ATGGAAGCTAATCATCCAAAGGATGAAGCGTATCTTTCCGCAGTCATCCCCAAACGTACCAAGCAGATTCAAGCCAATCAACTCGAGTCTCTACCACACAATCCAATCAA GATGACATCGCCAGATGGGAATgtgaaagaaggaaacaaacGAGAGACAACTCCAATAGATGATCAAGTAATCGCCATTAACGATGCGGTTCACAAGCTTCAGCTCGCTATGCTCGACGGTATCACTGATCAGAACCAGCTCTTCGCGGCGGGGAAGTTAATTTCTCGATTAGACTACGAAGATGTCGTCACTGAACGAACCATCGCTAAGCTCTGTGGTTATCCTCTTTGCCAGAGATTTCTCCCTTCCGATGTTTCTAGAAGAGGAAAGTATCGGATTTCGTTGAAGGAGCATAAGGTTTACGATTTACAGGAGACGGGAAAGTTTTGCTCCGCGGGTTGTTTAATTGATAGCAAAACGTTTTCGGGGACTTTGCAAGATGCTCGTACCTCGGAGTTTGATACGGTGAAGTTGAATGAGATTTTGGCGTTGTTTGGTGATCCGGAAGTGAAAGGTTCTTTGGATGTGAATAAGGCCTTAGATTTGTCTAAGCTTGTAATTCGGGAGAATTTTGAAGCGAGTGGTGGAGAATTGTCTTTAGAGCAGTGGATGGGTCCTTCTAATGCTGTTGAAGGTTATGTTCCTTTGGATCAAAGTGATTGCAAATCAAGAAATTGCAAAGACATAAGTG ATTCCAAGGCTACTCAAAAGAATCAAGAGAAGCATGAGAACCCGCCTTTTAGCGAGATGGATTTCACTAGCACAGTAATTATGCCTGATGAATATAGTGTTTCAAAGCTTCTACCGCAAACCAAACAAGCTTCTCCTGTTGGGGAATCTGATGATGGCAAAGGGAAAACAGTTATGAGAGTGCAAACTGTAGTTCCTCCCACACAAAAGAAATCAA GGTTTcgtcgtgaaaaaaaaaaggaaaagaagacgtTTGGGGTTGATGGGATCGATTTTGCGAGCTTTGGGTTTGATGGGATGGGTTGTGTGAGCTCTGGTACTGGAAGTGATGGACACAGCGTTGAATATAGTGTGTCTAAGCAACCACCATGCTCAACAGAAGACCCTATGGGTGGTCAATTAAAAAAGGATCATAAGACTTTGGATGGAAAAAGTTCTCTAACAGGATCCTCTTCTGCATCTAAGAATAAAAGTTTGAAGCTTCCAACACAAGCCAAACAAGCTACTCATGGAGGGGAATCAGAGGATGGCAAAATGAAAACAGTTATGACAAATTTTGGACAAACTGCAGTTCCCCCCAGGAAAGAATTGG GTTTTTGTAATGATCCTGAAATAGAGAAGGACATTAAGAATTTCTGGTTTGATGAGATGGGTCTTGCGAGTTCGGCAATTATGAGTGATGGGTACGGCGTAGAATATAGTGTGTCTAAGCAGCCACAATGTTCGATGGAAGATTCTCTTAGTTGCAATCTAAAAGGAGGTCTTCAGACTGTGGACGGAAAAAGTACTCTATCAGGATCCTCTTCTGGTTCTAATACGAAGGGCTCGAGgacaaaaccagaaaaatcaggaaagaaaaagatttcTATTGAATACCATGCTAATTCTtatgaagatggtgaagaatACCTTGCAGCTGATTTGTCCGAAATACACAAAGTTCAGGATGTGTGTTCATCAAGTGAAACCGTTACAAAGTCATGCCTTAAAACTTCTGGTTGTAAGAAGCTTAGCCGTTCAGTTACTTGGGCCGACCAGAATGATGGCTGTGGTGATCTTTGTGAGGTTAGAAACAATGATATCGCCGCAGGTCCTAGCCTGTCTTCTACTGATACAAAGGATGTCAATAGTTTATCACGCCTTGCATTAGCAGAAGCCTGTGCTACAGCATTAAGCCAGGCTGCCGAAGCTGTATCTTCAGGAGATACAGATGCAAGTGATGCCA CTGCAAAAGCTGGAATAGTTTTGTTACCAAGTACACATCAACTTGATGAAGAGGTTACTGAGGAACATATCGAAGACGAAGAGGAATCAACTCTTCTGAAGTGGCCAAATAAACCCGGTATTCCAGATTCTGATTTGTTTGACCGTGATCAATCGTGGTTTGATGGACCTCCCGAGGGCTTCAATCTCACA TTATCAAGTTTTGCTGTGATGTGGGATTCACTGTTTGGCTGGGTATCATCGTCCTCTCTGGCATACATATATGGGAAGGAAGAGTCTGCTCATGAGGAGTTCTTATCAGTTAACGGGAAGGAGTACCCTCGGAGGATGATCTTGGGAGACGGGCTTTCCTCAGAGATCAAGCAGACAATTGCTGGGTACCTTGCCAGAGCTTTACCCAGAGTCGCCACTTATCTCAGGCTGCCAATAGCGATATCCGAATTAGAAAAGGGACTG GGAAGCTTGTTGGAAACAATGTCGTTAACAGGGGCAGTTCCATCATTTAAGATTAAAGAATGGCTTGTGatagttcttctttttttggacGCATTGTCTGTATCACGTATCCCTCGGATTGCACCTTATATATCTAACAGAGACAAG attttggaAGGAAGTGGAATAGGAAACGAAGAGTATGAGACAATGAAGGATATCCTGTTACCACTAGGCCGCGTTCCTCAATTTGCTACCCGAAGCGGAGCGTAG